A section of the Macadamia integrifolia cultivar HAES 741 chromosome 9, SCU_Mint_v3, whole genome shotgun sequence genome encodes:
- the LOC122088878 gene encoding polygalacturonase-1 non-catalytic subunit beta-like, translating into MEENKLASHLCSFCKQANIVCSTNAPVKKTMDNTTLPPIAQWNAAKIEYDFPTETPLLVASQGGLPYFRKSMLKERGFMHIPDLRNPMSYKSFLPRSLASKIPFSFAQIEELKKLFGVVDESNIEEYIQDTLKTCEKCPIQGKQSICVTSAEDLIDFVIEKLGHHVHIWNTESVEGSYENVTIGAVKLIYGNLSEPPALCHSQPFPFQVYYCHVLQKVKVYSVDIHAKKKVNHAIMACHYDTSSWNPNHLAFKLLGFGPGLIEVCHWMNENEMVWTKIIG; encoded by the coding sequence ATGGAGGAAAATAAATTGGCTTCTCACCTGTGTTCATTTTGTAAGCAAGCAAATATTGTTTGTTCTACAAATGCACCAGTGAAGAAGACAATGGACAATACAACCCTACCACCAATAGCCCAGTGGAATGCTGCCAAAATAGAATATGACTTTCCAACTGAAACACCGTTGTTGGTTGCTAGCCAAGGTGGATTGCCATATTTTCGAAAATCAATGTTGAAAGAGAGAGGTTTCATGCATATCCCTGATCTAAGGAATCCAATGTCATATAAATCATTCTTGCCAAGATCTCTAGCATCAAAAATACCATTTTCCTTTGCCCAGATTGAGGAATTGAAGAAACTTTTTGGTGTGGTGGATGAATCAAACATTGAAGAATATATTCAAGACACCCTCAAGACTTGTGAGAAATGCCCCATTCAAGGCAAGCAAAGCATCTGTGTTACTTCTGCCGAGGATCTCATTGATTTTGTTATTGAGAAATTAGGACACCATGTACACATATGGAATACTGAGAGTGTTGAAGGATCCTATGAGAATGTCACTATtggagctgtgaaactcatCTATGGAAACCTATCTGAACCACCAGCCTTGTGTCATAGTCAGCCATttccatttcaagtctattATTGCCATGTTTTACAGAAAGTGAAAGTATATTCAGTTGATATACATGCTAAAAAGAAAGTGAATCATGCAATCATGGCATGCCATTATGACACATCTTCTTGGAATCCAAATCATCTTGCTTTTAAGCTTTTGGGTTTTGGCCCAGGCCTAATTGAAGTCTGTCATTGGATGAACGAGAATGAGATGGTTTGGACAAAAATTATAGGTTGA